In Kineococcus sp. NBC_00420, a single genomic region encodes these proteins:
- a CDS encoding MFS transporter, translated as MPIVEAQVQPQLRLALATLCVTEVVSWGVTYYAFPVLLSAITADTGWSASGASAAFSLGLLVSAVAGVPVGRWLDRFGPRKVMTVGSVLAVIAMVAVASATSLLTFALAWALVGLAMSGVLYPPAFAAVTGWFGAERMRGLLVLTLVAGLSSTVFAPLTAVLVENFSWRTSYLLLTVLLVGTVLLHGWGLRAPWDPTAPSRRSRAQVRHVVRSRGFIVLAVVFTTLALAFYMASLGLVPLLVERGFDHRLAAMTLGLLGAGQLVGRLLYGPVVWSRSSTTGILLVVIIAGGSILGLALLPPVVSLLITGAVLFGAARGAFTLLQASVVADRWGQQHYGAVAGVFAMPITTATALAPWAAAAVTGVMGSNITMYLVTAAVLGLVGVLYGFSNLGGRH; from the coding sequence GTGCCGATCGTCGAGGCGCAGGTGCAGCCGCAACTCCGGCTGGCTCTGGCCACGCTGTGCGTGACCGAGGTCGTGTCCTGGGGGGTGACGTACTACGCCTTCCCCGTGCTGTTGTCGGCCATCACCGCGGACACGGGCTGGTCAGCCAGCGGGGCCAGCGCGGCCTTCTCCCTGGGGCTTCTCGTCTCGGCGGTCGCTGGGGTCCCGGTCGGGAGATGGCTCGACCGGTTCGGGCCGCGGAAGGTGATGACGGTCGGATCGGTGTTGGCCGTCATCGCCATGGTCGCCGTGGCCAGCGCGACGTCCCTGCTGACGTTCGCGCTGGCGTGGGCGCTGGTGGGCCTCGCCATGTCCGGCGTCCTGTACCCGCCGGCCTTCGCCGCGGTGACGGGCTGGTTCGGTGCCGAGCGGATGCGGGGCTTGCTGGTGCTGACGCTCGTGGCGGGCTTGTCGTCCACCGTCTTCGCCCCCCTGACTGCGGTGCTGGTCGAGAACTTCTCCTGGCGGACCAGCTACTTGCTGCTGACAGTGCTCCTGGTCGGGACCGTCCTCCTACATGGGTGGGGACTGCGAGCGCCCTGGGATCCAACGGCCCCGTCCCGCCGGTCCAGGGCACAGGTGCGTCACGTCGTGCGCAGTCGAGGTTTCATCGTGCTGGCGGTCGTCTTCACGACCTTGGCCTTAGCCTTCTACATGGCCAGCTTGGGGTTGGTGCCGCTGCTCGTGGAGCGAGGGTTCGACCACCGGCTCGCGGCGATGACCCTGGGGTTGCTGGGCGCCGGGCAGCTCGTCGGACGACTGCTCTACGGCCCGGTGGTCTGGAGCAGGTCCTCGACCACCGGGATCCTCCTCGTGGTCATCATCGCCGGCGGTTCGATCCTGGGTTTGGCGCTTCTCCCGCCGGTGGTCAGTTTGCTCATCACCGGCGCGGTCCTCTTCGGTGCGGCCAGGGGCGCCTTCACCTTGCTGCAGGCGAGCGTGGTCGCGGACCGGTGGGGTCAGCAGCACTACGGCGCGGTGGCGGGGGTGTTCGCAATGCCGATCACGACCGCGACGGCGTTGGCTCCGTGGGCAGCCGCAGCGGTGACCGGCGTCATGGGAAGCAACATCACCATGTACTTAGTGACCGCGGCCGTCTTGGGCCTGGTCGGTGTCCTATACGGGTTCAGCAACCTCGGAGGGCGGCACTAG
- a CDS encoding helix-turn-helix domain-containing protein: MTEPLLLSVQEAHRQLGLGRSKLYEFITAGDIETVKVGRRTLVPMESLQAFVEKLRHRPAVGAAPE; encoded by the coding sequence ATGACGGAACCGCTGCTGCTGTCGGTGCAGGAGGCCCACCGACAGTTGGGCCTGGGCCGCTCGAAGCTGTACGAGTTCATCACCGCGGGCGACATCGAGACGGTGAAGGTGGGCCGGAGGACCCTCGTGCCCATGGAGAGCCTGCAGGCCTTCGTCGAAAAGCTGCGGCACCGCCCGGCGGTGGGGGCCGCTCCGGAGTGA
- a CDS encoding tyrosine-type recombinase/integrase: MSKRANGEGSIYKRKDGRWAAALSYVDDNGKTVRRTVYGKTQAEARAKLREARDRVEAGEPVKDSAMTTAAWLAEWAAGALAASDRKQATKDLYATIARVHLMPTIGMRKLSALRPSDVEALVVERRASGLSTSTVRQIYTVLRSALDVAVRDGLVRRNVAALVPRPSVERTEAKFLTREQAGALLSALHGERIEPIVRLMLATGLRRGEALGLHWRDVDLDAGSLRVRWTLSRTSAGLRLGEPKTEQSRRTIPLPGAAVTALRAHRATQLAERLAAGPSWTDSDLVFATEVGTPLEPRNVLRRFTTVANTAGLEGIGLHTLRHSAASFLLAMGASTKVAQVHLGHANYSITADTYSHVTPGLAREAADLLNLAIDW; encoded by the coding sequence GTGAGCAAGCGCGCGAACGGCGAGGGGTCCATCTACAAGCGGAAGGACGGCCGCTGGGCCGCGGCGTTGTCCTACGTGGACGACAACGGGAAGACGGTCCGCAGGACCGTGTACGGCAAGACGCAGGCTGAGGCCCGGGCGAAACTGCGGGAAGCCCGCGACCGCGTCGAGGCTGGCGAGCCCGTCAAGGACAGCGCGATGACCACGGCGGCATGGCTGGCGGAGTGGGCCGCGGGGGCGCTGGCGGCCAGCGACCGCAAGCAGGCCACGAAGGACCTCTACGCGACCATCGCCCGCGTCCACCTGATGCCCACCATCGGGATGCGCAAGCTGTCGGCGCTGCGTCCCTCCGACGTCGAGGCGCTGGTCGTCGAGAGGCGGGCCTCCGGGCTGTCGACCTCCACGGTGCGCCAGATCTACACGGTGCTCCGGTCCGCTCTCGACGTCGCCGTGCGCGACGGGCTGGTCCGACGCAACGTGGCGGCGCTGGTGCCGCGACCGTCCGTGGAGCGGACCGAGGCCAAGTTCCTGACCCGTGAGCAGGCCGGCGCACTGCTGAGCGCCCTGCACGGTGAGCGCATCGAGCCCATCGTCAGGCTCATGCTGGCCACGGGACTCCGCCGAGGTGAGGCTCTGGGCCTGCACTGGCGGGACGTAGACCTCGACGCGGGGTCGCTGCGGGTCCGGTGGACGCTCTCCCGGACCAGCGCTGGACTGCGCCTGGGCGAACCGAAGACCGAGCAGTCACGCCGCACCATCCCGCTGCCGGGTGCCGCGGTCACCGCCCTCCGCGCCCACCGTGCCACCCAGCTGGCGGAACGCCTCGCTGCCGGCCCCAGCTGGACGGACTCCGACCTGGTCTTCGCCACGGAGGTCGGCACGCCGTTGGAGCCGCGCAACGTCCTCCGCCGCTTCACGACCGTCGCCAACACGGCGGGATTGGAGGGCATCGGTCTGCACACGCTGCGGCACTCCGCGGCGAGCTTCCTGCTGGCGATGGGCGCATCGACCAAGGTGGCGCAGGTACACCTCGGTCATGCGAACTACTCGATCACGGCCGATACGTACAGCCACGTCACGCCGGGCTTGGCCCGTGAGGCCGCTGACCTGCTCAACCTCGCCATCGACTGGTGA
- a CDS encoding NAD(P)-binding domain-containing protein translates to MSTPTVTVDRSDLPVIVIGAGPVGLAAAAHLLERGLDPLVLEAGDDVGSAVRAWSHVRLFSPWRYNLDAAAVRLLEPTGWTRPKPTGLPTGGDLVVQYLAPLAAVPTLAPRIRTGERVIAISRAGMDKTHNHERSDRPFLVRTQASNGMVVDYQAQAVIDASGTWGQSNPLGAAGLPAIGEAEAGDHLSGPLPDVLGADRARFAGRRVLVVGAGHSATNTLLDLVALAEQDPGTVITWAVRGASVARTFGGGDRDGLPARGALGSRLRTAVEADRVELLTEVTITALEMSGDAVAVATSSPTGDRRLSADVVVAATGFRPDLAMLRELRLDLDPGVEAPRRLAPLIDPEFHSCGTVPAHGADVLAHPDTDFFIVGMKSYGRAPTFLLATGYEQVRSIAAALAGDAAAAADVQLDLPETGVCSSAPPMISADGSLDINESASAGCCAEPADAEPVSIGFPTGLAHGRAGEREARVGRCRDVAGHPCR, encoded by the coding sequence ATGTCCACTCCTACCGTCACCGTCGACCGCAGTGACCTGCCGGTCATCGTGATCGGTGCCGGGCCGGTCGGCCTGGCCGCTGCGGCGCACCTGCTGGAACGGGGCCTCGACCCGCTGGTGCTGGAAGCCGGTGACGACGTCGGGTCCGCGGTGCGGGCCTGGTCGCACGTCCGGCTCTTCTCCCCATGGCGGTACAACCTCGACGCCGCGGCGGTGCGCCTGCTGGAACCGACCGGTTGGACGAGGCCGAAGCCGACGGGATTGCCGACCGGCGGTGACCTCGTCGTGCAGTATCTCGCCCCCTTGGCGGCCGTCCCCACGCTGGCACCGCGCATCCGGACCGGCGAGCGCGTCATCGCCATCAGCCGTGCCGGGATGGACAAGACGCACAACCACGAGCGCAGCGACCGGCCGTTCCTCGTCCGAACGCAGGCCTCAAACGGCATGGTCGTCGACTACCAGGCGCAGGCGGTCATCGACGCCTCCGGGACGTGGGGACAGTCGAACCCCTTGGGTGCCGCGGGGCTGCCCGCGATCGGGGAAGCGGAGGCCGGTGACCACCTCAGCGGTCCCCTGCCCGATGTCCTCGGCGCGGACCGGGCACGCTTCGCCGGTCGCCGGGTGCTGGTCGTCGGGGCCGGGCACTCCGCGACGAACACGCTGTTGGACCTCGTCGCCCTGGCCGAGCAGGATCCCGGCACCGTCATCACCTGGGCCGTCCGTGGCGCGTCGGTGGCCCGCACGTTCGGTGGCGGGGACCGCGACGGGCTTCCCGCCCGCGGCGCTCTGGGCTCACGGTTGCGGACCGCAGTGGAGGCCGACCGCGTCGAGCTGCTGACCGAGGTGACGATCACCGCCCTGGAGATGTCTGGTGACGCGGTAGCTGTCGCTACTTCGTCACCGACCGGGGATCGTCGGCTGTCCGCGGACGTCGTGGTGGCCGCGACCGGTTTCCGGCCCGACCTGGCGATGCTGCGCGAGCTGCGTCTGGACCTGGACCCCGGCGTCGAAGCCCCCCGCCGCTTGGCCCCGCTCATCGACCCGGAGTTTCACTCCTGCGGGACCGTCCCGGCGCACGGCGCGGACGTGCTGGCCCACCCGGACACGGACTTCTTCATCGTCGGAATGAAGTCCTACGGACGTGCGCCGACCTTCCTGCTGGCCACCGGCTACGAGCAGGTGCGCTCGATCGCCGCTGCCCTGGCTGGGGACGCCGCTGCTGCCGCCGATGTACAGCTCGACCTGCCCGAGACGGGGGTGTGCTCCTCGGCACCGCCGATGATCTCAGCCGACGGCTCCCTGGACATCAACGAGTCCGCGAGCGCCGGGTGCTGTGCCGAACCGGCGGATGCGGAGCCGGTCTCCATCGGGTTCCCCACCGGCTTGGCTCACGGGCGCGCCGGCGAGCGCGAGGCCCGTGTCGGACGATGTCGCGACGTCGCCGGTCATCCCTGCCGATGA
- a CDS encoding bifunctional DNA primase/polymerase, whose translation MNNRSTPDEPTWTIAVQITRTLGPVFPLDHPDLPVCIGLHGPTTPCDGKRGKHPTTRWSKTATTDEEVLKTIFAQGLRNIGIACGPAGLLVIDEDQDGAFAAFAASQGASIPPTYTVRTGRGFHYYFHQDGTLGNHEGLLTGQGINVRGVGGYVVAPGSRHESGEMYEALDDEAPIAEIPTWLHDALQRRSRVTSVSPITASSSRSTSSSTQKHTGPIREGERHNALVSYAGHLLRAGLPIEEADILMERRWKQCAQPPEAKTPITLQEAQSKLKDVYDRYPHHSEPAISARDIDERYPVVDWAELFAGTRAGADWLCEPLIEAGRVVTLYSPAKAGKSLLTLEIVAALATGGSVLGNPARPALRVLYVDMENTLDDLHQRLRDLGYVGGLKNLKYLPFPPLPPLDTPDGGAALLGIVERHQVDLVVLDTVSRVVGGEEDRADTFRAFYRHTIVGLKAQGIAVLRLDHAGKEESRGQRGSSAKTDDVDAVWRLSVLRHNIVKLQRTHSRGNHGAAEMMLRRESAPLRHVPVVGALDSRIEKIIQRLDELQIPDAAGRPKCQTALREDGFSAKTDDITSAVAVRKKRISGGDGETRPGEGPSAAA comes from the coding sequence GTGAACAACCGCTCCACCCCGGACGAGCCCACCTGGACCATCGCAGTCCAGATCACGCGAACCCTCGGCCCCGTCTTCCCCCTCGACCACCCGGATCTCCCGGTGTGCATCGGGCTGCACGGCCCCACCACCCCCTGCGACGGGAAGCGGGGGAAGCACCCGACCACTCGCTGGAGCAAAACGGCGACGACGGACGAGGAGGTGCTGAAGACCATCTTCGCGCAGGGGCTGCGGAACATCGGCATCGCGTGCGGGCCGGCGGGTTTGCTCGTGATCGACGAGGACCAGGACGGAGCCTTCGCCGCGTTCGCCGCGTCTCAGGGCGCCTCCATCCCGCCCACCTACACGGTGCGCACCGGTAGGGGGTTCCACTACTACTTCCACCAGGACGGGACCCTCGGAAACCACGAGGGTCTGCTGACCGGCCAGGGCATCAACGTCCGTGGCGTCGGCGGGTACGTCGTGGCTCCGGGCAGCCGACACGAGAGCGGAGAGATGTACGAGGCCCTCGACGACGAGGCGCCGATCGCTGAGATCCCGACCTGGCTGCACGACGCGCTCCAGCGCCGCAGCCGCGTCACGTCCGTCTCCCCGATCACCGCCTCGTCGTCGAGGTCGACCTCGTCCAGCACCCAGAAGCACACCGGCCCGATCCGCGAAGGCGAGCGGCACAACGCGCTCGTCTCCTACGCCGGTCACCTCCTGCGCGCCGGGCTGCCCATCGAGGAGGCGGACATCCTGATGGAGCGGCGATGGAAGCAGTGCGCCCAACCGCCGGAGGCGAAGACCCCCATCACGCTGCAGGAAGCGCAGTCCAAGCTGAAGGACGTCTACGACCGGTACCCCCACCACAGCGAACCGGCCATCTCCGCGCGCGACATCGACGAACGCTACCCCGTGGTCGACTGGGCCGAACTCTTCGCCGGAACCAGGGCCGGAGCGGACTGGCTGTGCGAACCCCTCATCGAGGCCGGTCGCGTCGTCACCCTCTACAGCCCCGCGAAGGCGGGTAAGAGCCTCCTCACGCTGGAGATCGTGGCGGCGCTCGCGACCGGAGGCTCGGTGCTCGGCAACCCCGCCCGCCCCGCCCTCCGCGTCCTCTACGTGGACATGGAGAACACCCTCGATGACCTGCACCAGCGGCTCCGGGACCTGGGGTACGTGGGGGGGTTGAAGAACCTGAAGTACCTGCCCTTCCCGCCCCTGCCGCCGCTCGACACCCCCGACGGAGGCGCTGCCCTCCTGGGCATCGTTGAGCGGCACCAGGTCGACCTCGTCGTGCTGGACACGGTCAGTCGGGTCGTCGGCGGGGAGGAAGACCGTGCCGACACCTTCCGAGCCTTCTACCGCCACACCATCGTCGGGTTGAAGGCGCAGGGGATCGCGGTCCTCCGACTCGACCACGCCGGTAAGGAGGAGTCCCGCGGCCAGCGGGGCAGCAGCGCGAAGACGGACGACGTCGACGCGGTTTGGAGGCTCAGCGTCCTGCGGCACAACATCGTCAAGCTGCAGCGGACGCATAGTCGCGGCAACCACGGTGCGGCGGAGATGATGTTGAGGCGGGAGAGCGCGCCCCTGCGGCACGTCCCGGTCGTCGGAGCCCTGGACTCCCGGATCGAAAAGATCATCCAGCGGCTGGACGAACTGCAGATCCCCGACGCTGCGGGCCGGCCGAAGTGTCAGACCGCTCTGCGGGAGGACGGCTTCTCCGCGAAGACCGACGACATCACGAGCGCCGTCGCGGTGCGGAAGAAGCGCATCTCCGGGGGCGACGGCGAAACGCGACCGGGCGAGGGGCCGAGCGCAGCGGCCTGA
- the der gene encoding ribosome biogenesis GTPase Der, whose protein sequence is MSTTPENPETPDETQVPDENVERALRVGLDDYDLSPEDVALLESDGSDDGDDAPTGPLPVLAVVGRPNVGKSTLVNRIIGRREAVVEDVPGVTRDRVAYPANWAGRDFTLVDTGGWEAKAEGLNLAVADQAELAIELADAVMFVVDGTVGATASDEQVVRLLRKSGRPVTLIANKVDGPRQEADATELWGLGLGEPHPVSALHGRGTGDALDAAVKTLPAVSAVGGGYQLEGGPRRVALLGRPNVGKSSMLNKLAGSDRVVVHPTAGTTRDPVDELIELGGRTWRFVDTAGIRRRVHLTKGADFYASLRTQTALEKAEVAVVLVDASEPLAEQDIRVISTVVESGRALVVAYNKWDLTDEERRHYLEREIEKELVQIPWAPRVNVSAFTGRHMERLVPAIDIALDSWEMRIPTGRLNAFLGSIVAAHPHPVRGGKQPRILFGTQASTKPPRFVIFASGFLEAGYRRFIERRLREEFGFEGTPIEVSVRVREKRKR, encoded by the coding sequence GTGAGCACCACCCCCGAGAACCCCGAAACTCCCGACGAGACCCAGGTTCCCGACGAGAACGTCGAACGCGCTCTGCGCGTCGGCCTCGACGACTACGACCTCTCGCCCGAGGACGTCGCCCTGCTGGAGTCCGACGGCTCCGACGACGGTGACGACGCCCCCACGGGCCCGCTGCCGGTGCTGGCCGTCGTCGGCCGGCCCAACGTCGGGAAGTCGACGCTGGTGAACCGCATCATCGGCCGCCGCGAGGCGGTCGTCGAGGACGTGCCCGGCGTCACCCGTGACCGTGTCGCCTACCCGGCGAACTGGGCCGGCCGCGACTTCACCCTCGTCGACACCGGCGGCTGGGAGGCCAAGGCCGAGGGCCTCAACCTCGCCGTCGCCGACCAGGCGGAACTCGCGATCGAACTCGCCGACGCGGTGATGTTCGTCGTCGACGGGACCGTCGGCGCGACGGCCAGCGACGAGCAGGTCGTCCGCCTGCTGCGCAAGTCCGGTCGTCCCGTGACCCTCATCGCCAACAAGGTCGACGGTCCCCGCCAGGAGGCCGACGCGACCGAGCTCTGGGGCCTCGGCCTCGGTGAGCCGCACCCCGTCTCGGCGCTGCACGGGCGCGGTACGGGCGACGCCCTCGACGCCGCGGTGAAGACGCTGCCTGCGGTCTCCGCGGTCGGTGGCGGCTACCAGCTGGAGGGCGGCCCGCGGCGCGTCGCGCTGCTCGGGCGTCCCAACGTCGGCAAGTCCTCGATGCTCAACAAGCTCGCCGGGTCCGACCGGGTGGTCGTGCACCCCACGGCCGGCACCACCCGCGACCCCGTCGACGAGCTCATCGAGCTCGGTGGACGCACCTGGCGCTTCGTCGACACCGCCGGCATCCGTCGTCGCGTGCACCTCACCAAGGGCGCCGACTTCTACGCCTCGCTGCGCACCCAGACCGCGCTGGAGAAGGCCGAGGTCGCCGTCGTCCTCGTCGACGCCAGCGAGCCGCTGGCCGAGCAGGACATCCGGGTCATCTCCACCGTCGTGGAGTCCGGGCGGGCCCTCGTCGTCGCCTACAACAAGTGGGACCTGACCGACGAGGAGCGCCGGCACTACCTCGAGCGCGAGATCGAGAAGGAACTCGTCCAGATCCCGTGGGCGCCCCGCGTGAACGTGTCGGCCTTCACCGGCCGGCACATGGAGCGTCTCGTCCCCGCGATCGACATCGCGCTGGACTCGTGGGAGATGCGCATCCCCACCGGGCGCCTCAACGCGTTCCTCGGCTCGATCGTCGCCGCCCACCCGCACCCGGTGCGGGGCGGCAAGCAACCGCGCATCCTCTTCGGGACTCAGGCCTCGACCAAGCCGCCGCGCTTCGTCATCTTCGCCAGCGGCTTCCTCGAGGCCGGGTACCGCCGGTTCATCGAGCGTCGTCTGCGCGAGGAGTTCGGCTTCGAGGGCACACCGATCGAGGTCAGCGTCCGCGTGCGGGAGAAGCGCAAACGATGA